The following is a genomic window from Ancylothrix sp. D3o.
CGTTCGATGCGATCTATGTCTTTGAGTTTCACTCCTAACAGTAGGGCGATTGCTTGTTTGGTGACAAATCGAGTCAGCCGGTGCCAGGGGGTGTAGAGTGGTTGTGTTGTTGGTTTAAATTTTGTTACCATAGTATTCATATTTGATTTATAAGGGGCGAACGCTGGAGGTGTCAAAACCTGTTGTTAGGCGTTCGCCTTTTTGTTGTAAAATTATTAAATATCATTTTTGAAGAGTTGTCAATAGTATGGGTTTAATTCGCTTGAAAATTTATGAATTGGCTTCTGAAAAAGGCTGGACAATGAAGGAAATTTCGGATCGTTCTGGTGTTCCCTACGCCAGTTTGGTTCGCTACGCTAATTCTTCGGGATTGGCTTCAATGGATGTGACTTCTCTGCATAAATTAGCCCGCGTTTTTGATGTGCTGGTGGAAGATATGTATGAAATTGTTAGGGAATAGTTGAAATTTTATAAAATTTGGCTAATTTTTGTTAAAAGTTAGCGGTCATTCAAAATAGGCCGCTGTTAGTCAGGCCCGAAGTTTAAGTTAGATGGGCCTGTTTTTAATTAAAGTATTTCTTTGAGGTAAATCGCGGCTTCGTTTAGTTTTTGAGTGCCGATTTTGGTTTGGCTAATTCCGGTTGCAGTTTCGGCGGCTCCTTGGTTGATGGCGTTCATGGCTTCGACGACTTGCTCAATGGCAATGGCTTGCTGTTTGGCGGTTAGGGAGATTTGTTGGCAGCTTTCGACTACTTTGTTTATGCCGGAAAGGGAGACTTGTTGGTTATTTAAAATGATGTCGTTTATGGCTTGAGCAACGGTGATAAAGTTTTCGGAGGTTTGCCGGGAGAGTTTGATGCTTTCTTCGGCTTTGTTGACTCCTTCAGATGTGACGTTGACGGTTAAGTTAATGCCCATTTTTATTTGCTCGATGATCAAGTTGATTTTTTCAGCGGATTGTTTGCTTTGATCGGCTAATTTACGAATTTCTGTGGCGACGATGCCGAAGCCTTTGCCATGTTCTCCTGCTCTCACTGCTTCGACGGCGGCGTTTAGAGCTAACATATTTGTTTGATTGGCAACGTTGCTTACTAAGTCGGTGATGCTGTTAATTTGATTGGCTTGTTGGTTGAGGTGGTTAATATGTTGGGCTATTGCTTCTACTTTGTCTTTTAAAACGATAATTTGTTCCATTGTTTGGGCGACAAATTGGGTGCCGGTTTGAGCTTGGTTTAATACTTGGTGGGCGCCGGTGGTGGAAGATTCGGCTAATTTTAATAGTTGACGGGCGTTTTCAGCGGAAACTTCGGCTTGTTCGGCTGCGTGGCGAGAGGAAGCGCCTAACTCATCCATTGTGGTTGTGGTTTCGTGTACTGATGAGGCTTGCTGGCTGGAGTTGCGTTCTTGTTCTTCGACGGTGGCGGCGATTTGGGTGGAGGAACTGGCAATGGTGCCGATGGCAGAGTTAATGATATTGCTAATTCCTGAAGAAATAAGGAAGGCGATGATAATAGAAAGGCTTATGAGTAGGAATGAGCCGATCCAAAGCGCTGTGAGTAAAAACCGCAATGCTTGATTGGCTTGGAGGGTTTTATCGGCTATGATTTCGCGTTGATTTTTTTCAAAATCTCTGTTTAGTTGCTCGAATTCTTGGACAAATTTTGTAGCTTGACCAGTTTTAAATATGTTGACGGCTTTTTCTGTTTGACCGGCATCCATTAGTTGGATAATTTCTCGCGCATATTCCTCATAGTTGTCAATCAGAGAGACCATTTTTCTAAATCGGTCTAATTGTTCAGTGTTACGAATTAAATTTTCGCCGACACTAGCTCTTTGTCTAAGAGTTTTGATGCTTTCTTGATAGTCGCGTTTAAAGTCTGGATTTCTGGAGATTAGATAGCCCCGCACGTTTCCTATCATCACTTGGGCTAAGTAGGAAATGTTATTTGTTTCAACGAGAACTTTTTGGACTCTTTCGACTTCTTCAAAGGTATCAAACACTTGAGTTGCCGTTGAGTAAACTAAGCCGGCCACCCCAAGATAGACGCAAATCGGCGCGGCATAACCGAATAACATTCTGTTTTTTAACGATACTTTACGCTTCATATTATTGCTCCTTTTTTTATCACCATTATACCAAGGCTTTTGAGGTGTTGTTTTTAAAGATTTGTGTGTTTTATTAAAGTGTATGTTGCTCAATGAGGCAAAAACTCAGCAAAAATAAACCCCTCATAGTTGCGAAAATTATCATAAAAATCCTGGGCGGGGAGGTATTTTTATTGAACTAAGAACCGGCTTTCTCAAAAATCAAAAACCCAAGCCAAAAATAAAAACCCCCAACCGTAAGGGGCAAAGTTAAATCGGGAGTTTTACCAGTGATATTTCCGCACGATGTCTTGGGGTGCAGTTGGGTTTTCAGGTTCTCTGATCGGCAGGGTTCTAATCAGGGTAGGATCTGGAGGCGATTGATATTCGTCAAGTTCAGTTGATCTGACGCTGAGGCTGTTTTGTGATGGCATTTTAGTTTGTTCGGTAAGTTTTTCCATTTGGCTATTTAGTGATGTGATGGACTGTTCTAAACCGCTGCATTTTTGTTGTAAGTTTAAGAGGCTGCTGGTGAGACTTTCTAAGTCTTGGTTGGCTTGAATTTTTTGGGCTTGTTCGTTAAGTTGGGCGATATCGGTTTTTAGCTCAAAAACTCGCTCATTCACTATACTATTTATGCTGGATAGTTTTTGGTCAAGGTGGGTGACGGCGGCGGTGAGGCTGGTTCTGGTTAGGTTTTCTGTGCGCTGCCGGTTAAATAAATTGAGCGTTAATGACAGCGATAAGGGAACCGCAGCATAGATGACTTGTTGGGATGCCAAAGAGGCTACAGAACCTATCAAAGAGCCGGAAATTGATAAGTATTCAGCGATTTGCAGCCAGTCGAGGTTATTTGTTTTCATGGTATGGGGTCACAAAACCGTTTTGTTGATCTCAAAATTGCTACCTTTGCATTTCAATGTACCTGAAAATGGCAAATTTTCCCCTGATCTTGATACTGCTCAGAAATTGTCAGTGCCGGTCTAGTATAGCGGTCATTTTTTCCCTTGGGGTGGCTTTTTTTTCGCTAGTTCGGTCGTATATTGGATGCACCGGCTCATCTACCGTTTGGCAAAAATAGGCCAGTTTCCCCGCGTTTTTAAACCCATGCTATCATTTTTTCCGCCAACGTTGCCTCTGGGGAGATTTTGGGAATTTTAGGATTATCTTAAAATCCCTGTTTTGGCTATGGATCGATGTTTTTTTTATGGGCTAAATTTCGGTATAGTTTGCTTTTT
Proteins encoded in this region:
- a CDS encoding helix-turn-helix transcriptional regulator — translated: MGLIRLKIYELASEKGWTMKEISDRSGVPYASLVRYANSSGLASMDVTSLHKLARVFDVLVEDMYEIVRE
- a CDS encoding methyl-accepting chemotaxis protein translates to MKRKVSLKNRMLFGYAAPICVYLGVAGLVYSTATQVFDTFEEVERVQKVLVETNNISYLAQVMIGNVRGYLISRNPDFKRDYQESIKTLRQRASVGENLIRNTEQLDRFRKMVSLIDNYEEYAREIIQLMDAGQTEKAVNIFKTGQATKFVQEFEQLNRDFEKNQREIIADKTLQANQALRFLLTALWIGSFLLISLSIIIAFLISSGISNIINSAIGTIASSSTQIAATVEEQERNSSQQASSVHETTTTMDELGASSRHAAEQAEVSAENARQLLKLAESSTTGAHQVLNQAQTGTQFVAQTMEQIIVLKDKVEAIAQHINHLNQQANQINSITDLVSNVANQTNMLALNAAVEAVRAGEHGKGFGIVATEIRKLADQSKQSAEKINLIIEQIKMGINLTVNVTSEGVNKAEESIKLSRQTSENFITVAQAINDIILNNQQVSLSGINKVVESCQQISLTAKQQAIAIEQVVEAMNAINQGAAETATGISQTKIGTQKLNEAAIYLKEIL